The Nitrospinota bacterium nucleotide sequence GGTACACTTCGCAATCCTTGCTGGCCGGAATACCCCCCATGCTGTAGTGGGCCGTCGGCTGGATCGGGATCGGGTTGTCGATGCAATCGACGCCGAGGAAATCGATGGCGAGGTGGCGTATCTGCGGCAGCTTTTCCAGTATCTTTTCGCGGCCGAGGTGCCGCAAGTCCACGTAGATGTAATCCTTATTGGGCCCGGCGCCGCGCCCTTCGTTGATCTCGGTCTGCTCGGCGCGGGAGACGATGTCACGCGGGGCCAGTTCCATGCGGGATTTGGCGTAGCGCTCCATGAAACGCTCCATATTGCCGTTGAGGAGATAGCCGCCTTCGCCGCGGGCCGCCTCGCTCATGAGAATGCCCTGCATGTATAAGCCGGTCGGGTGGAACTGGACGAACTCCATGTCTTCCAGCGGCAACCCCGCCCGGTAGGCGGCCATGATGCCGTCGCCGGTGTTGGCGAACGCGTTCGAGGTGATCTTGTAGGCGCGGCCATACCCGCCGGTGCCGAAAAGCACGGACTTGGCCTGAATCACTTCAATATCGCCGGTCCTCACGTTCATCACCACCACGCCGCGCGCGCTCCCGTCTTCATATATCAGGTCGAGCAGGTACCACTCGTTGTAGAAGGTGATGTCCTTTTTGTACTTGAATGACTGCTCGTACAGCGTGTGCAGCATCGCGTGGCCGGTGCGGTCCGCGGCATAGCAGGCGCGGGGCTTGCTGTGGCCGCCGAACTCGCGCTGGGCGATGCGCCCTTCGGCGTCGCGCGAGAACACGCAGCCCAAACGCTCCATCTCGGTGATGGTGATGGGCGCGTCGTTGGTCATTATCTCGATGGCGTCCTGGTCGCCCAGGTAATCCGACCCCTTGACGGTGTCGTACATATGGAGTTCGGGACTGTCATCGCTTTCGTTGGCCATCGCCGCCGCCACGCCTCCTTGCGCCGCGCCCGAGTGGGAGCGGGAAGGATAGACTTTGGAGACGACCGCCACGTCAACTTTACCGGCCAGCTCCAGCGCCGCGCGCAGGCCGGCCAAGCCCGCGCCGACTATCACCACATCATGTTTTATCATTTAGCCACCCTGTATTGCGCCTTTCCTATATCATATAGGTCGTTGCCGTAAATGTCGTTGATGACGACCGCCTTGAAATCCTCGACTTCCATGCGGCGCACCGCTTCGGGGCCGAGGTCTTCGTACGCGATAACTTCAACAGCTTTAATGGAACGGGCGATGAGCGCGGCGGCTCCGCCGATGGCGGCGAAGTAGACGCATTTATGTTTCTTCATCGCTTCGATGACCTTCTTGTCCCTCATTCCCTTGCCGATCATCCCCTTCATCCCTTTTTCCATCAGCCGCTCCGCATAGGCATCCATGCGGTAACTGGTGGTGGGGCCGGCGGAACCGATCACTTTGCCGGGTTTCGCCGGGGACGGGCCGACATAATAGATAACCTGTCCGTTCATGTCAAACGGCAGCGGCTGCCCCGCGTCGAGGGCGTCCACCAGCCGTTTGTGGGCCGTATCCCGCGCCGTGTAGATGACCCCGGTGATCGATACCTGATCCCCCGCCTTGAGCTTCGCCACCGCGGCGTCATCAAGCGGGGTTGTGATTTTAATTTCGTTCGCCATTACAGCACCGCTTCTTTATGCCTGCTGGCGTGGCAGCAGATGTTTACCGCGAGCGGAAGCGATGCGATGTGGCAAGGATGTTTTTCCACATGCACGGCCAAGGCGTAGGTGGTGCCACCCAGCCCCTGCGGCCCCATGCCGATGGCGTTGATCTTCTCCAACATCTCCGCTTCCAGCGTTGCCAGCTCCGGGTCGGAACTCGGCTCTCCCACATGGCGGAGCAGCGCCTTCTTGGCAAGTATCATGCATTTTTCGGCCGACCCGCCAATGCCCACCCCCACAATGACCGGCGGACAGGGATTGCTGCCGGCTTCTTCGCAGCGCTTCACCACAAAATCGACGATCCCCTTTTTTCCGGCGCTGGGGGTCAGCATCGTCAGGCGGCTCATGTTTTCACTGCCGCCCCCTTTGGGCGCGGCCGTTATCTTCAGTTTATCCCCAGTGACGATATCAAGAATCACCACGGCGGGGGTATTGTCACCGGTGTTTTTCCGCGTGAACGGGTCGCAAATCGACTTGCGGAGATAGCCGTCTTTATACCCTTGGCGTACCCCTTCGTCGATGGCATCCTGCAATAACGCCCCTTCTAAATGAACGTCTTGCCCCATCTCGACAAAAAAGACCGCCATGCCGGTATCCTGGCAGATTGGCACCTGCTCGTCGTGGGCGATGCGGGCGTTTTCGATAAGGGTGTTCAATACCGCCCTGCCGACCGGCGAGGCCTCTTGTTTAAGCCCTTTTTCAAAGGCTTGGATAACATCGTCGCCAAGATCGTAGTTGGCGCCCATCACCATCTTTTTTACGGCGGCGGTGATAGCGTTGGAATTAATTGTCCTCAAAGCTTGCCCCCAAAACCATTAAAATTGTTGGACTTGAAGGGGTTATTATCCCCAAACCGGCCATGGAAGTCGAGCGTTTTTTAACCGCGTTTCATGGGAAAACCATGGCGAATGACACAGCCATCCTTGGCGCATGCCGTTGTTATCCGCCGGGACCGCTACGCCGAAGCCTGCATAACGGCCTTTTTGTAGGCGGTGATCACGTCCTTGCGCCGCAACATACCCACCACGATGCTTGTTTCGCGGTCGGCCACCACCGGCAGCTCGTCGAGATCGCGCAACGAGAACTTTTCCATCGCATCGTTAAGGTTTTCGTCCGGCGTAAGGGAAATCACCTTCATCGCCGCCATATCTTTAGCCACCACCACTTCGGCCAATACCTCATCCAGCATGAATTGCCGGATGTCCTGCACCGAGATGATGCCGGTCATCCGCCCGCCGGCGTTGACGCAGGGAAAATAGTACGCCTTCGATTTGGCCATGATGGCAAGAATGTCGCGGAACCGGGTATCCTCCCGCACGACATCGAACTCCATATTCATGACATCGCGCACCAAAAGCGAACCCATGATGGACGATTCGCGTCCGCGCCAGATGTTTATCCCCCTCCGGCTCAGGATTTCCATGTCCACCGAGTTCTTGCAGAAAAAGGCGTACGTCACCGTGGATGAAATGCACGCGACCATGATCGGCAGGATGATCTGGTAGCTGTTCGTCAGCTCGAACGTCATCAGGATATTCGTCATCGGCATGTGGCCGACCGCGCTCATCACCGCCCCCATCCCCACCAGCGCGTAAGAACCGGCGGAGCCGGTCAAGCCGGGGAACAGGTAATTGAGCAGCGCGCCGAATGCCCCGCCCGCCATGCTGCCGATAAACAGCGATGGCGCATATATCCCGCCCGACCCGCCAGAGCCGAGCGTCAGGCCCGTGAGGAGTATTTTCACAAACACCAACAGCAACGCCATATGCCAAAGCATCTGGCCGTTGAGCACCTTGTTCATCCCGTCGTAGCCGTTGCCCAGCGCATCGGGGTAGAAGATGCCGAAAAATCCCACCAGCACGCCTCCCGCCGCCGGCACGAATATCGGGTGCAGCTTCAGCTTTTTGAATTTGCCCCCTATATCAATGAACGTTTTGTAAAACAGCGCCGCCAGAAGCCCCGCGATAAGTCCCAGGATAATGAAAAAGAAAATCTCAATGGTGGATACCAGCGTGTAGGCCGGCAATTCAAACGCCGGCACATCCCCCTCCAGATGCCGCGCCGTGACGGTGGCGATCACCGATGAAAAAATGAGCGGTGAAAATACTTTAATGTTGAAATCGCCGAGTATGACTTCGATGGCGAAGACAATGCCGCCGAGGGGGGCGTTGAACGATGCCGCGATGGCTCCCGCCGTGCCGCACCCCATCAGCAGGCGCCGCCGCTCCGACGATGCCTTGATGATGCCGCTCACCAGCGAGCCGACCGCGCCGCCGATCTGCACGGTGGGGGCTTCGCGTCCCGCCGACCCGCCGCTGCCGATGGTGAAGGCGGAGGCGATGGGGCGGAACCAGATAATGTGCTTCGGCACCCGCCCCTGATCGATGGCGGCCCACTTCATCGGTTCGGCAAGGCCGCCCCCTTCTTTGCCGGGATTGAAATAGTGGTTCAACAGGCCGACGATCAGCCCGCCCAATCCCACCGAGACGGGGATCAACAACAGCCAGAGGGAAGAGCCCGCGGACGC carries:
- a CDS encoding chloride channel protein, whose translation is MLRHTLKRVVLGTLESLRRLFMQEHVFMVVVACAIGYLTGLCAVVFKWMIAGVEAVFLKEFFNRASAGSSLWLLLIPVSVGLGGLIVGLLNHYFNPGKEGGGLAEPMKWAAIDQGRVPKHIIWFRPIASAFTIGSGGSAGREAPTVQIGGAVGSLVSGIIKASSERRRLLMGCGTAGAIAASFNAPLGGIVFAIEVILGDFNIKVFSPLIFSSVIATVTARHLEGDVPAFELPAYTLVSTIEIFFFIILGLIAGLLAALFYKTFIDIGGKFKKLKLHPIFVPAAGGVLVGFFGIFYPDALGNGYDGMNKVLNGQMLWHMALLLVFVKILLTGLTLGSGGSGGIYAPSLFIGSMAGGAFGALLNYLFPGLTGSAGSYALVGMGAVMSAVGHMPMTNILMTFELTNSYQIILPIMVACISSTVTYAFFCKNSVDMEILSRRGINIWRGRESSIMGSLLVRDVMNMEFDVVREDTRFRDILAIMAKSKAYYFPCVNAGGRMTGIISVQDIRQFMLDEVLAEVVVAKDMAAMKVISLTPDENLNDAMEKFSLRDLDELPVVADRETSIVVGMLRRKDVITAYKKAVMQASA
- the sdhA gene encoding succinate dehydrogenase flavoprotein subunit, with protein sequence MIKHDVVIVGAGLAGLRAALELAGKVDVAVVSKVYPSRSHSGAAQGGVAAAMANESDDSPELHMYDTVKGSDYLGDQDAIEIMTNDAPITITEMERLGCVFSRDAEGRIAQREFGGHSKPRACYAADRTGHAMLHTLYEQSFKYKKDITFYNEWYLLDLIYEDGSARGVVVMNVRTGDIEVIQAKSVLFGTGGYGRAYKITSNAFANTGDGIMAAYRAGLPLEDMEFVQFHPTGLYMQGILMSEAARGEGGYLLNGNMERFMERYAKSRMELAPRDIVSRAEQTEINEGRGAGPNKDYIYVDLRHLGREKILEKLPQIRHLAIDFLGVDCIDNPIPIQPTAHYSMGGIPASKDCEVYRDEKGAIVKGFYAAGECSCISVHGANRLGTNSLLDATVFGRRAGKSILNYMVGAQHEPVNEAEEKRKARKRIDDLLYTPSTESANDIRNELKETMTNHVGVFRGKEGLATAHKKLKELQQRFTKVRVEDKGKVFNTEIIETLELANMLTYSELIIAGAEARTESRGAHARVDYPKRDDVNWMKHTMASADADGAIQLKYKPVVVTKHQPEERKY
- a CDS encoding fumarate hydratase, with translation MRTINSNAITAAVKKMVMGANYDLGDDVIQAFEKGLKQEASPVGRAVLNTLIENARIAHDEQVPICQDTGMAVFFVEMGQDVHLEGALLQDAIDEGVRQGYKDGYLRKSICDPFTRKNTGDNTPAVVILDIVTGDKLKITAAPKGGGSENMSRLTMLTPSAGKKGIVDFVVKRCEEAGSNPCPPVIVGVGIGGSAEKCMILAKKALLRHVGEPSSDPELATLEAEMLEKINAIGMGPQGLGGTTYALAVHVEKHPCHIASLPLAVNICCHASRHKEAVL
- a CDS encoding Fe-S-containing hydro-lyase; amino-acid sequence: MANEIKITTPLDDAAVAKLKAGDQVSITGVIYTARDTAHKRLVDALDAGQPLPFDMNGQVIYYVGPSPAKPGKVIGSAGPTTSYRMDAYAERLMEKGMKGMIGKGMRDKKVIEAMKKHKCVYFAAIGGAAALIARSIKAVEVIAYEDLGPEAVRRMEVEDFKAVVINDIYGNDLYDIGKAQYRVAK